In one Oryza glaberrima chromosome 2, OglaRS2, whole genome shotgun sequence genomic region, the following are encoded:
- the LOC127762050 gene encoding protein MAINTENANCE OF PSII UNDER HIGH LIGHT 1: MACPAQSMLSASTTSCCAFLRSSAAAKPQAAASAAASLARGGRLFLLSCNASSSSSSSSPSPSSPPPPAPAAEDCNEEECAPEKEVGSLSAEWLAEERTKVVGTFPPKKKGWTGYVEKDTAGQTNIYSVEPTVYVAESAISSGAAGAAADGSENTAAIAGGLALVFVAGVSSILIQVGKNQPPPQATVYSGPPLSYYVAKFQPSLAAVALQQQPAVDAPATEDASSPAPASPAAAAAEDQLSS; this comes from the exons ATGGCTTGCCCGGCGCAGTCGATGCTGTCGGCGAGCACCACCAGCTGCTGCGCGTTCCtgaggagcagcgccgccgccaagccacaggccgcggcgtcggcggcggcgagcctcgcGCGAGGGGGGAGGCTGTTCCTGCTCTCCTGCaacgcctcgtcgtcgtcttcgtcgtcgtcgccgtcgccttcttcacctccgccgccggcgccggcggcggaggactgCAACGAGGAGGAGTGCGCGCCGGAGAAGGAGGTGGGGAGCCTGAGCGCGGAGTGGCTGGCGGAGGAGCGGACCAAGGTGGTCGGCACCTTCCCTCCCAAGAAGAAGGGATGGACCGGCTACGTCGAAAAGGACACCGCCGGCCAAACCAACATCTACTCCGTCGag CCGACGGTGTACGTGGCGGAGAGCGCCATCAGCTCgggggcggcgggcgcggcggcggacgggtcggagaacacggcggcgatcgccggcggcctcgcccTTGTCTTCGTCGCCGGCGTGTCGTCCATCCTCATCCAGGTCGGCAagaaccagccgccgccgcaggccacCGTCTACTCCGGCCCGCCGCTCAGCTACTACGTCGCCAAGTTCCAGCCGTCCCTCGCCGCGGTCGCGCTCCAGCAGCAGCCCGCCGTCGACGCGCCCGCCACCGAGgacgcctcgtcgccggcgccggcgtcccccgccgccgccgccgcagaggaCCAGCTCTCCTCctga
- the LOC127764761 gene encoding uncharacterized protein LOC127764761 isoform X1: MPLFKRKPFSLLEPPKDLDSKEKVFQIRFTREIFRDYQDYINRLNLYRQRVWSCKISGKSNLTFEEALVSEHHAVSKAQKLPTELMAPVLRMIQYSTLGLYELVEKIYASLQEAVFEGLELYAKQDGLEAACRILKILGSDGTKMYEVGWLLRDKTIISTSVIKGEDLIHRRPPVSRNTLKIFIRDATSQNAPWVIHENLAKRYGIPIEPPNDMMFGEGLQKKGRKRREDGPMGDPKKKMKNDEEHINVPIKYPIDDLLVQPSADDHALLKRPPLATDFRVPKYSVGDLLMVWDFCLSFGRVLNLSPFSLVDLENAICHKESNALLVEIHTAIFHLLIKDEGDYFTILRTKKRKLKVTLVTWAEYLCDFLEMTKTEELTRNIATVRKGYYSLIDTDIKLKILRELVEEAITTSPVREKLSERVDQRQALAATKRESTRKAKDEQNSSIDGLQDDNESVDEQGKGKEEKDKNNISRSKTEGKRHGVQHLETEIEKLSIRSSPLGKDRHYNRYWFFRREGRLFVESADSKEWGYYSSKEELDVLMSSLNVKGIRERALKRQLDKLYSKISNALEKRSKEITHKLLLEEAVLRRSTRVRAQPRDNPSMSFLKYVNKWKDN, encoded by the exons ATGCCTCTTTTCAAGAGGAAACCTTTCTCCTTACTTGAGCCCCCGAAGGACTTGGATTCTAAGGAGAAGGTTTTCCAAATTCGGTTCACAAGGGAGATATTCCGAGATTACCA AGACTACATAAACAGGTTGAATCTTTATCGGCAAAGGGTTTGGTCATGTAAGATATCCGGAAAATCAAACTTGACTTTTGAAGAAGCTTTGGTCTCCGAGCATCATGCAGTGTCAAAGGCTCAGAAATTACCCACAGAACTGATGGCTCCTGTTCTTCGGATGATTCAATACA GCACTCTTGGATTATATGAGCTTGTTGAGAAGATATATGCTAGCCTGCAGGAAGCTGTATTTGAAGGATTAGAATTATATGCAAAACAGGATGGTTTAGAGGCTGCTTGCAGGATTTTGAAGATTTTAGGGTCTGATGGCACCAAGATGTATGAAGTTGGTTGGCTTCTTAGGGACAAGACTATCATCAGTACGTCAGTGATCAAAGGTGAAGACTTGATTCACCGGAGGCCACCTGTTAGTAGGAATACGCTGAAGATTTTTATTAGAGATGCAACTTCTCAAAATGCCCCATGGGTTATACATGAAAATCTTGCAAAAAGATATGGCATACCCATTGAGCCCCCGAATGACATGATG TTTGGTGAAGGTTTGCAAAAGAAAGGGAGGAAAAGACGTGAGGATGGACCTATGGGAGAtcccaaaaaaaagatgaagaacG ATGAGGAACACATAAATGTTCCAATTAAGTACCCAATAGATGATCTCTTAGTACAACCTTCTGCAGATGATCATGCTTTATTGAAGAGACCTCCTCTGGCTACAGATTTTAGAGTACCAAAATATTCTGTGGGCGATCTCCTTATGGTATGGGACTTCTGCTTGTCCTTCGGGAGGGTTCTGAATCTATCCCCATTTTCACTGGTAGATTTGGAGAATGCAATTTGCCACAAAGAAAGCAATGCCCTTCTTGTGGAAATACATACAGCTATATTCCACTTGCTTATTAAGGATGAAGGTGACTATTTCACTATTCTGCGGACCAAGAAACGGAAGCTAAAG GTGACTTTAGTAACATGGGCTGAATATCTCTGTGATTTCTTGGAAATGACAAAAACTGAAGAACTCACCAGAAACATTGCAACAGTAAGAAAGGGTTATTATAGTCTTATTGATACTGATATCAAACTTAAGATTCTCCGGGAACTAGTAGAAGAAGCTATTACAACTTCTCCTGTAAGAGAGAAACTAAGTGAACGGGTGGACCAGCGGCAAGCGCTCGCTGCGACTAAAAGAGAGAGTACTAGAAAGGCAAAGGATGAGCAGAACTCAAGCATTGATGGATTGCAAGATGACAATGAGAGTGTTGATGAGCAGGGTAAGgggaaagaagaaaaggataAGAACAATATCTCTCGAAGCAAGACAGAAGGGAAACGCCATGGG GTACAGCACCTCGAAACAGAGATTGAAAAATTATCCATCCGTTCCAGCCCCCTTGGAAAAGACAGACACTATAACAGGTATTGGTTTTTCAGGCGTGAAGGAAGGCTTTTTGTTGAAAGTGCAGATTCAAAAGAATGGGGATACTACAGCTCTAAGGAAGAG CTCGATGTGTTAATGAGCTCACTGAACGTAAAAGGTATAAGGGAGAGAGCTCTCAAACGGCAGCTGGACAAGTTGTACAGTAAGATAAG TAATGCTCTGGAGAAACGATCAAAAGAAATCACACACAAATTGTTGCTTGAAGAGGCTGTATTGCGCCGTTCCACACGTGTCCGGGCTCAACCAAGGGATAACCCATCCATGTCATTCCTGAAGTATGTCAACAAATGGAAGGATAACTAA
- the LOC127764761 gene encoding uncharacterized protein LOC127764761 isoform X2, producing MPLFKRKPFSLLEPPKDLDSKEKVFQIRFTREIFRDYQDYINRLNLYRQRVWSCKISGKSNLTFEEALVSEHHAVSKAQKLPTELMAPVLRMIQYSTLGLYELVEKIYASLQEAVFEGLELYAKQDGLEAACRILKILGSDGTKMYEVGWLLRDKTIISTSVIKGEDLIHRRPPVSRNTLKIFIRDATSQNAPWVIHENLAKRYGIPIEPPNDMMFGEGLQKKGRKRREDGPMGDPKKKMKNDEEHINVPIKYPIDDLLVQPSADDHALLKRPPLATDFRVPKYSVGDLLMVWDFCLSFGRVLNLSPFSLVDLENAICHKESNALLVEIHTAIFHLLIKDEGDYFTILRTKKRKLKVTLVTWAEYLCDFLEMTKTEELTRNIATVRKGYYSLIDTDIKLKILRELVEEAITTSPVREKLSERVDQRQALAATKRESTRKAKDEQNSSIDGLQDDNESVDEQGKGKEEKDKNNISRSKTEGKRHGHLETEIEKLSIRSSPLGKDRHYNRYWFFRREGRLFVESADSKEWGYYSSKEELDVLMSSLNVKGIRERALKRQLDKLYSKISNALEKRSKEITHKLLLEEAVLRRSTRVRAQPRDNPSMSFLKYVNKWKDN from the exons ATGCCTCTTTTCAAGAGGAAACCTTTCTCCTTACTTGAGCCCCCGAAGGACTTGGATTCTAAGGAGAAGGTTTTCCAAATTCGGTTCACAAGGGAGATATTCCGAGATTACCA AGACTACATAAACAGGTTGAATCTTTATCGGCAAAGGGTTTGGTCATGTAAGATATCCGGAAAATCAAACTTGACTTTTGAAGAAGCTTTGGTCTCCGAGCATCATGCAGTGTCAAAGGCTCAGAAATTACCCACAGAACTGATGGCTCCTGTTCTTCGGATGATTCAATACA GCACTCTTGGATTATATGAGCTTGTTGAGAAGATATATGCTAGCCTGCAGGAAGCTGTATTTGAAGGATTAGAATTATATGCAAAACAGGATGGTTTAGAGGCTGCTTGCAGGATTTTGAAGATTTTAGGGTCTGATGGCACCAAGATGTATGAAGTTGGTTGGCTTCTTAGGGACAAGACTATCATCAGTACGTCAGTGATCAAAGGTGAAGACTTGATTCACCGGAGGCCACCTGTTAGTAGGAATACGCTGAAGATTTTTATTAGAGATGCAACTTCTCAAAATGCCCCATGGGTTATACATGAAAATCTTGCAAAAAGATATGGCATACCCATTGAGCCCCCGAATGACATGATG TTTGGTGAAGGTTTGCAAAAGAAAGGGAGGAAAAGACGTGAGGATGGACCTATGGGAGAtcccaaaaaaaagatgaagaacG ATGAGGAACACATAAATGTTCCAATTAAGTACCCAATAGATGATCTCTTAGTACAACCTTCTGCAGATGATCATGCTTTATTGAAGAGACCTCCTCTGGCTACAGATTTTAGAGTACCAAAATATTCTGTGGGCGATCTCCTTATGGTATGGGACTTCTGCTTGTCCTTCGGGAGGGTTCTGAATCTATCCCCATTTTCACTGGTAGATTTGGAGAATGCAATTTGCCACAAAGAAAGCAATGCCCTTCTTGTGGAAATACATACAGCTATATTCCACTTGCTTATTAAGGATGAAGGTGACTATTTCACTATTCTGCGGACCAAGAAACGGAAGCTAAAG GTGACTTTAGTAACATGGGCTGAATATCTCTGTGATTTCTTGGAAATGACAAAAACTGAAGAACTCACCAGAAACATTGCAACAGTAAGAAAGGGTTATTATAGTCTTATTGATACTGATATCAAACTTAAGATTCTCCGGGAACTAGTAGAAGAAGCTATTACAACTTCTCCTGTAAGAGAGAAACTAAGTGAACGGGTGGACCAGCGGCAAGCGCTCGCTGCGACTAAAAGAGAGAGTACTAGAAAGGCAAAGGATGAGCAGAACTCAAGCATTGATGGATTGCAAGATGACAATGAGAGTGTTGATGAGCAGGGTAAGgggaaagaagaaaaggataAGAACAATATCTCTCGAAGCAAGACAGAAGGGAAACGCCATGGG CACCTCGAAACAGAGATTGAAAAATTATCCATCCGTTCCAGCCCCCTTGGAAAAGACAGACACTATAACAGGTATTGGTTTTTCAGGCGTGAAGGAAGGCTTTTTGTTGAAAGTGCAGATTCAAAAGAATGGGGATACTACAGCTCTAAGGAAGAG CTCGATGTGTTAATGAGCTCACTGAACGTAAAAGGTATAAGGGAGAGAGCTCTCAAACGGCAGCTGGACAAGTTGTACAGTAAGATAAG TAATGCTCTGGAGAAACGATCAAAAGAAATCACACACAAATTGTTGCTTGAAGAGGCTGTATTGCGCCGTTCCACACGTGTCCGGGCTCAACCAAGGGATAACCCATCCATGTCATTCCTGAAGTATGTCAACAAATGGAAGGATAACTAA
- the LOC127761735 gene encoding tubulin-folding cofactor C: MPSTAAAAAAEMEPEPDHTKPSTSAAAAGHRKHLAMLERLSKRAAAAAPAPSQDSPVAAFLSRFAAAKLAAESALSACRSSPDDAQPSLSAAAAAIDDLDRLVAEASHSLPPYELRSALAAASDLRAAHRLAASDLRPKKSFSFRNKSKAPKNPPQDPPPTLPPPPDQPNPSVEAILPGLGFRGRRDATLVKDLRVSDEKDGDFTLADLVSCQVYLKGKCRALHVHKLKDCRVFVGAVFGSVLIEDVERCAFVMAAHQIRIHEATATDFYLRVRSRPIIEDCCGVRFAPHALKYEGIGEDLRDAGLEEETGNWANVDDFKWLRAVQSPNWCLVPEEERLQTIDISDVQEREDDN, encoded by the coding sequence AtgccatccaccgccgccgccgccgccgccgagatggAGCCGGAGCCCGACCACACCAaaccctccacctccgccgccgccgccggccaccgcaagCACCTGGCCATGCTGGAGCGCCTCTccaagcgcgccgccgccgccgcccccgccccgtcCCAGGACTCCCCCGTCGCGGCCTTCCTctcccgcttcgccgccgccaagctcgccgccgaGTCCGCCCTCTCCGCCTGCCGCTCCTCCCCCGACGACGCGCAGCCctcgctctccgccgccgccgcggccatcgaCGACCTCGACCGCCTCGTCGCCGAGGCCTCCCACTCCCTCCCACCCTACGAGCTCCgctccgccctcgccgccgcctccgacctcCGCGCCGCCCACAGGCTCGCCGCCTCCGATCTCCGCCCCAAGAAGTCCTTCTCCTTCAGGAACAAGAGCAAAGCCCCCAAGAACCCACCGCAAGATCCTCCTCCCACCTTGCCGCCGCCTCCAGACCAGCCAAACCCCAGCGTCGAGGCGATCCTGCCAGGACTCGGGTTCCGGGGCCGGAGGGACGCCACATTGGTGAAGGATCTGAGGGTCTCCGACGAGAAGGATGGGGATTTCACCCTCGCTGATCTCGTCTCCTGTCAGGTTTACCTCAAGGGCAAATGCCGGGCGCTGCACGTTCACAAGCTGAAGGATTGCCGCGTGTTCGTGGGCGCCGTGTTCGGCTCGGTGCTCATAGAGGACGTCGAGCGCTGCGCATTCGTGATGGCGGCGCACCAGATCAGGATCCACGAGGCGACAGCGACGGATTTCTACCTGAGGGTGAGGAGCAGGCCGATCATTGAGGATTGCTGCGGCGTGAGGTTCGCGCCGCATGCTCTCAAGTATGAAGGGATTGGGGAGGATTTGAGGGATGCGGGGCTCGAGGAGGAGACCGGTAATTGGGCGAATGTCGATGACTTTAAGTGGCTCAGGGCAGTGCAGTCGCCAAATTGGTGTTTGGTTCCGGAGGAAGAGCGGTTGCAGACCATTGACATTTCAGATGTTCAGGAACGAGAGGATGATAATTAA
- the LOC127764136 gene encoding immune-associated nucleotide-binding protein 9-like: MGGSEYDDDWELPSADITVVLCGKLGCGKSATGNSIVGREAFVSEYSHASVTSTCQLASTALKDGRTLNVIDTPGLFEMTITSEDAGKEIVKCMSMAKDGIHAVLMVFSATSRFTREDSSTIETIKEFFGEKIVDHMILVFTYGDLVGENKLKSMLNNAPEYLQKTVELCKNRVVLFDNMTKDRWLQEKQLENLLDVVDSVNTNNGGKPFSDQMLACIKEAHAREQEVHDAIGYTEEQISELKKEIQRTRDEQLANITNMVEEKLNITVDKLQQQLMEEQNARLEAERLAAEARLRSDEEIRKLKKRLEKAQQENEEFRKMASQHKCSIL, translated from the exons ATGGGAGGAAGCGAATACGATGATGACTGGGAGTTGCCTAGCGCTGACATCACTGTAGTTCTTTGCGGCAAACTTGGCTGTGGCAAGAGCGCAACTGGCAATAGCATCGTTGGAAGAGAAGCATTTGTATCAGAGTACTCCCATGCTAGTGTGACCAGTACTTGTCAATTGGCCAGCACCGCGCTAAAGGATGGCCGTACCCTCAATGTTATTGATACGCCAG GATTGTTTGAAATGACCATTACATCTGAGGATGCCGGTAAAGAAATTGTTAAGTGTATGAGTATGGCCAAGGATGGGATACATGCAGTGCTGATGGTTTTTTCTGCCACATCTCGTTTTACTCGAGAAGATTCCAGTACCATTGAGACAATTAAAGAGTTTTTTGGAGAGAAGATTGTTGATCACATGATACTAGTATTTACTTATGGAGATTTAGTTGGTGAAAATAAATTGAAGAGCATGCTGAATAATGCCCCAGAGTATCTGCag AAAACTGTTGAGCTATGCAAAAACAGAGTTGTTCTCTTTGATAATATGACCAAGGACCGATGGCTCCAAGAGAAGCAACTTGAAAATTTGCTTGATGTTGTTGACTCTGTGAATACAAATAATGGAGGAAAGCCATTTTCAGATCAAATGCTCGCTTGCATTAAG GAAGCACATGCCAGAGAACAGGAGGTGCATGATGCTATTGGATATACAGAAGAGCAAATATCTGAATTGAAAAAGGAGATCCAGAGAACTCGGGATGAACAGCTTGCAAACATTACCAACATG GTGGAGGAAAAGCTGAATATCACTGTTGACAAGCTGCAACAGCAACTCATGGAAGAACAGAATGCAAGGCTAGAAGCAGAGAGGTTGGCAGCTGAAGCTAGGCTCCGATCAGATGAGGAGATCCGCAAGCTCAAAAAGCGCCTCGAGAAGGCCCAACAAGAAAATGAGGAATTCCGAAAGATGGCTTCTCAACACAAGTGTTCTATTCTATGA